GCGCCGCGCCACGACCTGACCAGTCAATAAAGCAAGCATGCTTGATTGTTTCTCGCCGCGCTGCCATGCTCCTCGGCACACGCCCGTGTCCCACCCTGCCGAGGGGAGCGCACCGTGTCCGACCCTGCCGTCGTCCTCGACGATCTGCGCAGCGAGAGCGAGGAGGTCGACCGGCTCGTCGCCACGCTGGACGACGCCGGATGGGCCACGCCCACCCCCGCCCCGGGCTGGACGATCGCTCACCAGATCGCCCACCTCGCCTGGACCGACCGGGCCGCCCTGCTCGCCGCCACCGACGCCGACGCCTTCGCCGCCGAGACGGAGAAGGCGCTCGCCGACCCCGGCGGCTTCGTCGACCAGGGGGCCGAGGAGGGCGCCGCCCTCCCGCCCGCCGAACTCCTCGCCCAGTGGCGCGAGGTCCGCGAGCGGCTCCAGGACGTGCTGCGCGCGGCCCCGCCCGGCAGCCGTTTCCCCTGGTACGGGCCGCCGATGAGCGCCCTGTCCATGGGCACCGCGCGCCTGATGGAGACCTGGGCGCACGGCCAGGACATCGCCGACGCCCTCGGCGTCGTCCGCCGCCCCACCGCCCGGCTCCGCCACGTCGCCTGGATCGGCCTGCGCGCCCGCGACTACGCGTACCTCGTCCGCGGCCTCACCCCGCCTGCCGCGCCGTTCCGCATCGAGCTGACCGGCCCCGACGGCGAGCAGTGGGCGTACGGACCCGAGGACGCCGCCCAGCGGATCACCGGGCCCGCCCTCGACTTCTGCCTCCTCGTCACCCAGCGGGTGCACCGCGCCGACACCGCCCTCGTCGCGCACGGCGGCGACGCCGAGCAGTGGCTCGACATCGCGCAGGCCTTCGCCGGTCCCGCCGGCCCCGGCCGCACACCCAAGGAGGGCTAGGGGGTGCCTTCCGGATCATGCCGGGCTCGCGGCGCCTGGCACGCACTCCCCCGTAGCCCTTCGGGCACGGGCGGCACCCCCACGCCGCGTTGTCGTCAGTCGCCGACGCTCCGCGTCGGCTCCCTCCTCCGCCTTGCGATCGCGCTCGGCATCCGAAGGACGAATCAGGGAGCCGAGACGGAGCGAGCGCAGCGAGCGCAGTGCACCAGACGCCGCTCCCTGATCCGGCCTGATCCGAAAGGCACCCCCTGATGGCCCTCCGCATCGGCAACGCCTCCGGCTTCTACG
This sequence is a window from Streptomyces sp. HUAS YS2. Protein-coding genes within it:
- a CDS encoding TIGR03084 family metal-binding protein, translating into MSDPAVVLDDLRSESEEVDRLVATLDDAGWATPTPAPGWTIAHQIAHLAWTDRAALLAATDADAFAAETEKALADPGGFVDQGAEEGAALPPAELLAQWREVRERLQDVLRAAPPGSRFPWYGPPMSALSMGTARLMETWAHGQDIADALGVVRRPTARLRHVAWIGLRARDYAYLVRGLTPPAAPFRIELTGPDGEQWAYGPEDAAQRITGPALDFCLLVTQRVHRADTALVAHGGDAEQWLDIAQAFAGPAGPGRTPKEG